In Gossypium raimondii isolate GPD5lz chromosome 12, ASM2569854v1, whole genome shotgun sequence, a single window of DNA contains:
- the LOC105763715 gene encoding cytochrome b5 domain-containing protein RLF, which translates to MDNNSNDDFTFCKVGLPTDQNGVEEKNLAADIGGIAIKDETSNCSDSSKNGGFPWKDKHPNNATFVDQATVGSLTFNVIDASCLKSSGESSRQVASVDAGAPAMKSEKARSSTRKSAPRTKVPFEKGYSQMDWLKLTQTHPDLAGLKGQSNRRLVSMSEVKQNQKEGSMWTVLKGRVYNISPYMKFHPGGVDMLMKAVGKDSTSLFNKYHAWVNAEFLLEKCLVGTLDDGEGTQTL; encoded by the exons ATGGACAACAACAGCAATGATGATTTCACCTTTTGTAAG GTTGGGTTACCGACTGATCAAAATGGTGTGGAGGAAAAGAATCTTGCAGCTGATATTGGTGGTATTGCCATTAAAGACGAAACCTCAAACTGCAGCGATAGTAGCAAGAATGGTGGTTTTCCCTGGAAAGATAAACATCCAAATAATGCCACCTTTGTAGATCAGGCTACTGTTGGTTCTTTGACTTTCAATGTTATTGATGCTTCATGTTTGAAATCATCAG GTGAATCATCAAGACAAGTAGCATCTGTAGATGCGGGTGCTCCAGCAATGAAGTCAGAAAAAGCAAGAAGTTCTACCAGAAAGTCTGCACCTCGGACCAAGGTTCCTTTTGAGAAGGGATATAGTCAAATGGACTGGCTTAAGCTTACTCAAACGCATCCTGACCTTGCAG GATTGAAAGGGCAGTCAAATAGGAGGCTTGTTTCAATGAGTGAAGTTAAGCAAAATCAAAAAGAAGGTTCCATGTGGACTGTTCTGAAAGGACGTGTCTACAATATATCTCCATACATGAAGTTTCACCCTGGAG GTGTTGATATGCTCATGAAGGCAGTGGGGAAAGACTCTACATCTTTATTCa ACAAATACCATGCTTGGGTAAACGCTGAATTCTTGCTAGAAAAATGTCTGGTTGGTACTTTGGATGATGGCGAAGGCACCCAGACATTATAA